The Cronobacter sakazakii genome has a window encoding:
- a CDS encoding LacI family DNA-binding transcriptional regulator: MSKKLQVALIAEQTGLSLSTVSRVLAGKANTSEKARRRVRECAKALGVLEDMAAGRLLLNSLVVFAPRRAFDERSDIFYYRVIQSINKALEPHEVQLRYCALEENDADANLFLARMNDPQTEAALLLGIDDPHIHDLACDVGKPCMLINCRDRKMRLPAVAPDHRAIGENAARYLFEMGHREVLNVLCLRRYTMELRLAGIRDAWEAQNLAFDETRHLLTAPDFSARGSEALVTRFLEETPAAALPGALLVGGDFMAAGAVKALQNAGLRVPQDISVMSIDAFNLAAIEDVPLTAVHVPRDALGEEAVLMLQQRLIRPQAAVGTLLLNGTLDVRESVRRVRPGRGSASVQRDGLYD, translated from the coding sequence ATGAGTAAAAAGCTCCAGGTGGCCCTGATCGCCGAACAAACCGGCCTGTCGCTCAGCACCGTTTCCCGCGTGCTGGCGGGTAAAGCCAATACCAGCGAAAAAGCGCGCCGCCGGGTGCGGGAGTGCGCCAAAGCGCTGGGCGTGCTGGAGGATATGGCGGCTGGCAGGCTGCTGCTGAACAGTCTGGTCGTGTTCGCGCCGCGCCGCGCGTTTGATGAGCGGTCCGACATCTTTTATTACCGCGTGATCCAGAGCATCAACAAAGCGCTGGAGCCTCACGAAGTGCAGCTGCGCTACTGTGCGCTGGAGGAAAACGACGCCGACGCCAATCTGTTTCTCGCGCGGATGAACGATCCGCAGACCGAGGCGGCGCTGCTGCTCGGCATCGACGATCCGCACATTCACGATCTGGCGTGTGACGTGGGTAAACCGTGTATGCTGATCAACTGCCGCGATCGCAAAATGCGCCTGCCGGCGGTCGCGCCGGATCACCGGGCGATTGGCGAAAACGCGGCGCGCTATCTCTTCGAGATGGGCCATCGCGAGGTGCTGAACGTGCTGTGCCTGCGGCGCTATACGATGGAGCTGCGTCTGGCGGGCATCCGCGACGCGTGGGAGGCGCAGAATCTGGCGTTTGACGAGACGCGCCATTTGCTGACCGCGCCCGATTTCAGCGCGCGGGGTAGCGAGGCGCTGGTCACGCGGTTTCTTGAGGAAACGCCCGCGGCGGCGCTTCCCGGCGCGCTGCTGGTGGGCGGTGATTTTATGGCGGCAGGCGCGGTAAAAGCGTTACAAAACGCCGGGCTACGGGTGCCGCAGGACATCTCCGTAATGAGCATCGACGCCTTTAACCTGGCGGCGATTGAAGATGTGCCGCTGACGGCAGTGCATGTGCCGCGCGACGCGCTCGGCGAAGAGGCGGTGTTGATGCTGCAACAGCGGCTTATCCGCCCGCAGGCGGCGGTCGGCACGCTGCTTCTGAACGGCACGCTGGATGTCCGCGAATCGGTGCGTCGGGTCAGGCCAGGGCGTGGGAGCGCCAGCGTGCAGCGCGACGGCCTGTATGATTAA
- a CDS encoding MFS transporter: MSQSINQDVGAVKTRTRRAIRHLRWWVLVLFLMGVTVNYITRNSLGILAPELKESLGITTEQYSYIVGAFQLAYTLFQPLCGWLIDVIGLKLGFLICASIWALMCIFHAGAGSWLHLAILRFFMGAAEAAATPANAKTLGEWFPKKERPVAAGWAGVGFSIGAMLAPPIIYFAHISFGWQGAFLFTGVLALAWVVLWWLFYHNPEKHPRLSQEELAFIRQDNEPPPVRLPFFTALKTVAKNKRFYGIAIPAFMAEPAWAVMSFWVPLYLAKEHGMDLKQIAMFAWLPFLAADLGSVASGYLTKLYVRVFGCTQINSVVASSVTGAFLMVSLAIVTITKDPYTTIILISIGGFGHQIISCMLSALVVESFDRGQMATVNGMRGSCAWIASFLFSLIIGVTADKIGFNPLFVAMGFFDLIGAVFLVAFIAERRNKRAS, encoded by the coding sequence ATGAGTCAGAGCATTAATCAGGATGTCGGCGCGGTGAAAACCCGAACCCGCCGCGCCATCCGCCATCTGCGCTGGTGGGTGCTGGTGCTGTTTTTAATGGGCGTGACCGTCAACTACATCACCCGTAACTCCCTCGGCATTCTTGCGCCGGAGCTGAAAGAGAGCCTGGGCATCACCACTGAGCAATACTCTTATATCGTCGGCGCATTCCAGCTCGCCTATACCCTGTTTCAGCCTTTGTGCGGCTGGCTGATTGACGTGATTGGCCTAAAGCTTGGCTTTCTGATTTGCGCCTCCATCTGGGCGCTGATGTGTATTTTCCACGCCGGGGCCGGCAGCTGGCTGCATCTGGCTATCCTGCGCTTCTTTATGGGTGCGGCAGAAGCGGCGGCGACGCCCGCCAACGCCAAGACGCTCGGCGAATGGTTCCCGAAAAAAGAGCGTCCGGTCGCCGCAGGCTGGGCGGGCGTCGGATTCTCCATCGGCGCGATGCTCGCACCGCCGATTATTTACTTCGCGCATATCTCCTTCGGCTGGCAGGGCGCGTTTCTCTTTACCGGCGTGCTGGCGCTGGCCTGGGTGGTGCTGTGGTGGCTCTTTTATCACAACCCGGAAAAACACCCGCGCCTGAGCCAGGAAGAGCTGGCCTTCATCCGCCAGGATAACGAGCCGCCGCCGGTGCGCCTGCCCTTCTTCACCGCGCTGAAAACCGTCGCCAAAAACAAACGCTTTTACGGCATCGCCATCCCGGCGTTTATGGCCGAACCCGCCTGGGCGGTGATGAGCTTTTGGGTGCCGCTGTACCTCGCTAAAGAACACGGCATGGATCTCAAGCAGATTGCCATGTTCGCCTGGCTGCCGTTTCTCGCCGCCGATTTAGGCTCGGTCGCAAGCGGTTATCTCACGAAGCTGTATGTGCGCGTCTTTGGCTGTACGCAGATCAACTCGGTGGTCGCAAGCTCGGTGACCGGCGCGTTCCTCATGGTGTCGCTCGCGATTGTCACTATCACCAAAGACCCGTACACCACCATCATTCTTATCTCCATCGGCGGCTTCGGGCATCAGATTATCTCCTGCATGCTGAGCGCGCTGGTGGTGGAATCGTTCGATCGCGGCCAGATGGCCACCGTGAACGGGATGCGCGGCTCCTGCGCCTGGATTGCGAGCTTCCTGTTCTCACTGATTATCGGGGTGACCGCCGACAAAATCGGCTTCAACCCGCTGTTTGTCGCCATGGGGTTCTTTGACCTGATTGGCGCTGTGTTCCTGGTTGCCTTTATTGCCGAGCGCCGCAACAAGCGCGCTTCATAG